Proteins encoded within one genomic window of Catenulispora sp. EB89:
- a CDS encoding extracellular solute-binding protein, protein MRRSTAAKRGAGIAAIAVLALAASACSSSKSGGSASGSAAKDPASVKGTVTWWDTSDATNEAPNYQPIIKAFEAKYPNIKVNYVNVPFSDAEDKFKTAAQSGSGAPDVLRADVGWTPAFAQLGYLQPLDGTPALANDSDYMPGPYASDHYNGKIYGVPQVTDTLSLLYNKDLLAKAGITTAPKTWDELKTDSLQIKAKTGVDGTFLNAASYYLLPFIYGEGGDIIDASAKKITVNDATALKAVGIAQDLVKSGAAVTDVTKDGYNNMQTAFKDGKVAMVVNGPWSTADDLKGSAFSNADNLGIATVPAGSVKAGAPVGGHNLVVYAGSKNLDASYLFIAYLNDAQNQATIAAKNNVLPTRTSAYSDPQVANNKILSAFEGPLKNAVGRPPVAGASDLFTPLDTDYQAILGGQKSPQAALNDAATQFAQILPGFSKS, encoded by the coding sequence ATGCGACGCAGCACGGCCGCCAAGCGCGGCGCCGGTATCGCGGCGATAGCAGTCCTGGCACTTGCTGCAAGTGCTTGCAGCAGCAGCAAGTCCGGTGGCTCCGCGAGCGGTTCGGCCGCCAAGGACCCGGCGTCGGTCAAGGGCACGGTCACCTGGTGGGACACCTCTGACGCGACCAATGAGGCGCCGAACTACCAGCCGATCATCAAGGCGTTCGAGGCGAAGTACCCGAACATCAAGGTCAACTACGTCAACGTGCCGTTCTCCGACGCCGAGGACAAGTTCAAGACCGCCGCGCAGTCCGGCAGTGGTGCGCCCGACGTGCTGCGCGCCGACGTCGGCTGGACGCCGGCCTTCGCGCAGCTCGGTTACCTGCAGCCGTTGGACGGCACCCCGGCGCTGGCGAACGACTCCGACTACATGCCGGGCCCGTATGCCTCGGACCACTACAACGGCAAGATCTACGGTGTTCCGCAGGTCACTGACACGCTTTCGCTGCTCTACAACAAGGACCTGCTCGCCAAGGCCGGCATCACCACCGCGCCGAAGACCTGGGACGAGCTGAAGACCGACAGCCTGCAGATCAAGGCCAAGACCGGCGTCGACGGCACGTTCCTGAACGCCGCGTCCTACTATCTGCTGCCGTTCATCTACGGCGAGGGCGGCGACATCATCGACGCCTCGGCTAAGAAGATCACGGTCAACGACGCCACCGCGCTCAAGGCCGTGGGCATCGCGCAGGACTTGGTGAAGTCCGGCGCGGCGGTCACCGACGTGACCAAGGACGGCTACAACAACATGCAGACCGCCTTCAAGGACGGCAAGGTCGCCATGGTCGTGAACGGTCCGTGGTCCACCGCCGACGATCTGAAGGGGTCGGCGTTCAGCAACGCGGACAACCTCGGCATCGCCACTGTCCCGGCCGGCTCGGTCAAGGCCGGCGCCCCGGTCGGCGGCCACAACCTGGTGGTCTACGCGGGTTCGAAGAACCTCGACGCCTCCTACCTGTTCATCGCGTACCTGAACGACGCGCAGAACCAGGCCACCATCGCCGCCAAGAACAACGTGCTGCCGACCCGCACCTCGGCCTACTCCGACCCGCAGGTCGCGAACAACAAGATCCTGTCGGCGTTCGAGGGCCCGCTGAAGAACGCGGTCGGCCGTCCGCCGGTCGCCGGCGCCTCGGACCTGTTCACCCCGCTGGACACCGACTACCAGGCGATCCTCGGCGGACAGAAGTCGCCGCAGGCCGCGCTGAATGACGCCGCGACGCAGTTCGCGCAGATCCTGCCGGGTTTCAGCAAGAGCTGA
- a CDS encoding carbohydrate ABC transporter permease, with translation MRPLKRLGRSFDKYWYGWAMAAPVVIVMLVLVGYPFIWGAYLSTTNADESNIGHDIGVNHIPPSYHSVGLHNYWDILSGNDGHFYSTLTWTLIWTFVNVFFHITIGLGLAVLLNRKIRFRGGYRLMLILPWAVPGFVAAFAWRLLYNDNGVFNAVLKYFGMHGVQWLAQPTSAKIAVIAVNVWMGVPFMMVSFLGGLQTIPKELYEAAEMDGATAWQRFRMVTLPGLRPVMMTVTLLGVIWTFNKFDVIFLVTEGGPAGSTDILVTHAYQVAFANIRQYAEAASYGVVILSMLLVFATVYRRSQAKLEVQA, from the coding sequence ATGCGTCCACTCAAGCGCTTGGGCCGCTCGTTCGACAAATACTGGTACGGCTGGGCCATGGCGGCCCCGGTCGTCATCGTGATGCTCGTCCTGGTCGGCTACCCCTTCATCTGGGGCGCGTACCTGTCGACCACCAACGCCGACGAGTCCAACATCGGCCACGACATCGGCGTGAACCACATCCCGCCGAGCTACCACTCCGTCGGGCTGCACAACTACTGGGACATCCTGTCCGGCAACGACGGGCACTTCTACAGCACCCTGACGTGGACCCTGATCTGGACCTTCGTCAACGTCTTCTTCCACATCACCATCGGCCTGGGGCTGGCCGTCCTGTTGAACCGCAAGATCCGGTTCCGCGGCGGCTACCGGCTGATGCTGATCCTGCCGTGGGCGGTGCCCGGCTTCGTGGCGGCGTTCGCGTGGCGCCTGCTCTACAACGACAACGGCGTGTTCAACGCGGTGCTGAAGTACTTCGGGATGCACGGCGTGCAGTGGCTGGCGCAGCCCACGTCGGCGAAGATCGCGGTGATCGCGGTCAACGTCTGGATGGGCGTGCCGTTCATGATGGTCTCCTTCCTCGGCGGGCTGCAGACCATCCCCAAGGAGCTCTACGAGGCCGCCGAGATGGACGGCGCGACCGCCTGGCAGCGCTTCCGCATGGTGACGCTGCCGGGGCTGCGGCCGGTGATGATGACCGTCACGCTGCTCGGCGTCATCTGGACGTTCAACAAGTTCGACGTCATCTTCCTGGTCACCGAGGGCGGCCCGGCCGGGTCCACCGACATCCTGGTCACCCACGCCTACCAGGTCGCGTTCGCGAACATCCGGCAGTACGCCGAGGCCGCCTCCTACGGAGTGGTGATCCTGTCGATGCTGCTCGTCTTCGCCACCGTCTACCGGCGGTCGCAGGCCAAGCTGGAGGTGCAGGCATGA
- a CDS encoding sugar ABC transporter permease: protein MSAATESVNPTTPGRAAGRATGRATGQAAGRAVAEPGKKYSRTRRSPLASVAIHATLIAASFIAIFPIVWVALTSLKTKDGQWAHPGDFSHLNFGNYSQVLNDTDFLTWFRNSLIVSVGTMALAVFIAATCGYAVSRMRFPGFRATMWLLLVVQMFPIAVLIVPLYNIMSKLHLVNSFGGLILVYCTTAVPYCAWMLKGYFDTIPIDIDEAGKVDGLSPFGTFWRLVLPLARPGLAVTAFYSFLTAWAEVAFANTFMQSSDKYTLAVGLRTFVSQYKGEWGLMTAASVLIAIPAGVMFLLVQRNLVAGLTSGSAKG, encoded by the coding sequence ATGAGCGCGGCCACCGAGTCCGTGAATCCCACGACGCCGGGCCGGGCGGCCGGCCGGGCAACCGGCCGCGCGACCGGCCAGGCAGCCGGCCGCGCCGTCGCCGAGCCCGGCAAGAAGTACTCGCGCACCAGGCGCTCCCCGCTGGCGTCCGTCGCGATCCACGCCACGCTGATCGCCGCCTCCTTCATCGCGATCTTCCCGATCGTCTGGGTGGCGCTGACCTCGCTGAAGACCAAGGACGGCCAGTGGGCCCACCCCGGCGACTTCAGCCATCTCAACTTCGGCAACTACAGCCAGGTGCTGAACGACACCGACTTCCTCACCTGGTTCCGCAACTCGCTGATCGTCTCGGTGGGCACCATGGCGCTGGCCGTGTTCATCGCGGCCACCTGCGGCTACGCCGTCTCGCGCATGCGGTTCCCGGGCTTCCGGGCCACCATGTGGCTGCTGCTGGTGGTCCAGATGTTCCCGATCGCGGTGCTGATCGTGCCGCTGTACAACATCATGTCGAAGCTGCACCTGGTGAACTCGTTCGGCGGCCTCATCCTCGTGTACTGCACCACCGCGGTGCCGTACTGCGCGTGGATGCTCAAGGGCTACTTCGACACCATCCCGATCGACATCGACGAGGCCGGCAAGGTCGACGGGCTCTCGCCGTTCGGCACCTTCTGGCGCCTGGTGCTGCCGCTGGCCCGGCCGGGGCTGGCCGTGACCGCCTTCTACTCCTTCCTGACGGCGTGGGCCGAGGTCGCCTTCGCCAACACCTTCATGCAGAGCTCGGACAAGTACACGCTCGCCGTGGGCCTTCGCACCTTCGTCTCGCAGTACAAGGGCGAATGGGGCCTGATGACCGCGGCCTCGGTGCTGATCGCGATCCCGGCCGGCGTGATGTTCCTGCTCGTGCAGCGCAACCTGGTCGCCGGCCTGACCTCCGGCAGCGCCAAGGGCTGA
- a CDS encoding glycoside hydrolase family 13 protein translates to MTTETLTVEAELARESGARRTDWWRDAVIYQVYIRSFADSDGDGVGDLPGIRSRLPYLAELGVDALWITPFYSSPMADFGYDVADYRAVDPVFGTLDDFRALMVDAHAKGLRVIVDLVPNHTSDRHAWFVEALAAPEGSAARARYIFREGRGAHGELPPNDWESVFGGPAWTRTVNPDGTPGQWYLHLFAPAQPDLNWELEEVRSEMLDVLRFWLDLGVDGFRIDVAHGMVKAPGLPDVGHADHVEMIGNAVLPFFDQDGVHEIYRAWRLLLDSYDGERIGVAEAWAPTPERLANYVRPDELHQAFNFDFLGRPFEAEALRTAIDHSLATAGSVGAPSTWVLSNHDMKRHVTRYGGGAVGLARARAAALLMLALPGSAYMYQGEELGLPEVLDIPVEFLVDPQGIQSGDPSKGRDGCRVPLPWSGVAPTYGFGPEGSTASWLPAPPSWGALSVAAESGDPSSMLELYRSALALRRELPDLGAETDETALVWLPAPDGVLAFRRGDGFVCTVNTGAAAVALPVPGALLLASTPVSVTADRVELPEDSAAWWRI, encoded by the coding sequence ATGACAACCGAGACACTCACCGTCGAAGCCGAGCTGGCCCGCGAATCCGGCGCCCGCCGTACCGACTGGTGGCGCGACGCGGTGATCTACCAGGTTTACATCCGCTCCTTCGCCGACTCCGACGGCGACGGGGTCGGCGACCTGCCGGGCATCCGCTCCCGGCTGCCGTACCTGGCCGAGCTCGGCGTGGACGCGCTGTGGATCACGCCGTTCTACTCCTCGCCGATGGCCGACTTCGGGTACGACGTCGCGGACTACCGGGCCGTGGACCCGGTGTTCGGCACGCTGGACGACTTCCGGGCCCTGATGGTCGACGCGCACGCCAAGGGCCTGCGCGTGATCGTCGACCTGGTGCCGAACCACACCTCCGACCGGCACGCGTGGTTCGTCGAGGCGCTCGCGGCACCCGAGGGGAGTGCCGCGCGGGCCCGCTACATCTTCCGCGAGGGCCGCGGCGCGCACGGCGAGCTGCCGCCGAACGACTGGGAGTCGGTCTTCGGCGGCCCGGCGTGGACCCGGACGGTGAACCCGGACGGCACGCCCGGGCAGTGGTACCTGCACCTGTTCGCGCCCGCGCAGCCGGACCTGAACTGGGAGCTGGAGGAGGTGCGGTCGGAGATGCTGGACGTCCTGCGGTTCTGGCTGGACCTCGGCGTCGACGGCTTCCGGATCGACGTCGCGCACGGCATGGTCAAGGCGCCGGGGCTGCCGGACGTCGGGCACGCCGACCACGTGGAGATGATCGGCAACGCGGTGCTGCCGTTCTTCGACCAGGACGGCGTGCACGAGATCTACCGCGCCTGGCGGCTGCTGCTGGACTCCTACGACGGCGAGCGCATCGGCGTGGCCGAGGCCTGGGCGCCGACGCCGGAGCGGCTGGCGAACTACGTGCGGCCGGACGAGCTGCACCAGGCGTTCAACTTCGACTTCCTGGGCCGTCCCTTCGAGGCCGAGGCGCTGCGCACGGCGATCGACCACTCGCTGGCCACCGCCGGCTCGGTCGGCGCGCCGTCGACGTGGGTGTTGTCGAACCATGACATGAAGCGGCACGTGACCCGTTACGGCGGCGGCGCGGTGGGGCTCGCGCGGGCCCGGGCCGCGGCGCTGCTGATGCTGGCGCTGCCGGGGTCGGCGTACATGTACCAGGGCGAGGAGCTGGGGCTGCCCGAGGTCCTGGACATCCCGGTGGAGTTCCTGGTGGACCCGCAGGGCATCCAGTCCGGCGACCCGTCGAAGGGCCGGGACGGCTGCCGGGTGCCGCTGCCGTGGTCGGGCGTCGCTCCGACCTACGGCTTCGGGCCGGAGGGGTCCACGGCCTCGTGGCTGCCGGCGCCGCCGTCGTGGGGCGCGCTGTCGGTGGCGGCGGAGTCGGGGGACCCGAGCTCGATGCTGGAGCTGTACCGCTCGGCGCTGGCGCTGCGGCGGGAGCTGCCGGACCTCGGCGCGGAGACCGACGAGACGGCGCTGGTGTGGCTGCCGGCGCCGGACGGCGTGCTCGCGTTCCGGCGCGGGGACGGGTTCGTGTGCACGGTGAACACCGGGGCGGCGGCGGTCGCGCTGCCGGTTCCAGGCGCGTTGCTGCTGGCTTCCACTCCTGTGTCGGTGACCGCCGACCGTGTCGAACTGCCGGAGGACTCGGCCGCCTGGTGGCGGATCTAG
- a CDS encoding LacI family DNA-binding transcriptional regulator → MGAMTDNASLPSTARLADIAAQAKVSEATVSRVLNGKPGVAAATRQAVLAALDVMGYERPTRLRQRTAALIGLIIPELDNPIFPAMAQAVERALTHHGYTPVLATVSPGGATEDDLVELLIEHGVAGIVFASGLHADTTASRDRYHRLSDRGVPFVLINGYADGIAAPFISPDDALAARLSVNHLADLGHERIGLAVGPKRYVPVIRKIEGFTAALRDTLGVENPADFVEYSLYGFEGGRAAAAKLLDKGCTGIVCASDMMALGAIAEVRARGMAVPGDISVVGYDDSPLIPYTDPPLTTVRQPVAAMGAAAVRALLEEVGGGHAPHTEFVFAPELVVRGSTGSGPRVRR, encoded by the coding sequence ATGGGCGCCATGACGGACAACGCTTCACTGCCATCGACCGCACGACTCGCGGACATCGCCGCGCAGGCGAAGGTGAGCGAGGCGACGGTGAGCCGGGTGCTGAACGGCAAGCCGGGGGTGGCCGCCGCCACGCGGCAGGCGGTGCTGGCGGCGCTGGACGTCATGGGCTACGAGCGGCCCACGCGGCTGCGGCAGCGGACCGCGGCGCTGATCGGGCTGATCATCCCGGAGCTGGACAACCCCATCTTCCCGGCGATGGCGCAGGCGGTGGAGCGCGCGCTGACGCACCACGGCTACACGCCGGTGCTGGCGACCGTGTCGCCGGGCGGCGCGACCGAGGACGACCTGGTCGAGCTGCTGATCGAGCACGGGGTGGCGGGCATCGTGTTCGCCTCCGGCCTGCACGCCGACACCACCGCCTCGCGCGACCGGTACCACCGGCTGTCGGACCGCGGCGTGCCCTTCGTCCTGATCAACGGTTACGCCGACGGCATCGCAGCACCCTTCATCAGCCCGGACGACGCCCTGGCGGCCAGGCTGTCGGTGAACCACCTGGCCGACCTGGGGCACGAGCGGATCGGGCTGGCCGTCGGGCCGAAGCGCTATGTGCCGGTGATCCGCAAGATAGAGGGCTTCACGGCGGCGCTGCGCGACACCCTCGGCGTCGAGAACCCGGCGGACTTCGTGGAGTACTCGCTGTACGGCTTCGAAGGCGGCCGCGCGGCGGCGGCGAAGCTGCTGGACAAGGGCTGCACCGGCATCGTGTGCGCCTCGGACATGATGGCGCTCGGCGCGATCGCCGAGGTGCGGGCGCGGGGGATGGCGGTCCCGGGCGACATCTCGGTGGTCGGCTACGACGACTCGCCGCTGATCCCCTACACCGACCCGCCGCTGACGACGGTGCGCCAGCCGGTCGCCGCGATGGGGGCGGCGGCGGTGCGCGCGCTGCTGGAGGAGGTCGGCGGCGGGCACGCGCCGCACACCGAGTTCGTGTTCGCGCCGGAGTTGGTGGTGCGGGGGTCGACGGGGTCGGGGCCGCGGGTGCGGCGGTAG
- a CDS encoding carbohydrate kinase family protein: MAEVGAVAQNAESASEFDVLVVGGAGIDTIVRVPELPVPYADSVLVEPIESYVAHTGTAVALGVRSLGLRVKFVDFLGEDTFGDLVRRRFADERLDFSWLPSPAGTVRAVNLVSADGRRMSFYDPRGVPGRRMPEDFYEGWLARSRHVHVVIADYARHVLPVALRHQVTISTDLHDWDGADDHHKDFAHAADHVFLSAANLGSRRDAVLTEVLARGRARTVVATDGARGAYLAVRGEGIRHFPAVIPAAPVVDSNGAGDAFVSGFMSGVLRGAAPEECMRRGLLSGAFACTVHGTAERFATEADLG; the protein is encoded by the coding sequence ATGGCGGAGGTCGGGGCAGTGGCGCAGAATGCTGAGTCAGCGAGCGAGTTCGACGTGCTCGTCGTCGGCGGCGCGGGCATCGACACCATCGTCCGCGTGCCGGAGCTGCCGGTGCCGTACGCGGATTCGGTGCTCGTGGAGCCCATCGAGTCCTACGTCGCGCACACCGGGACGGCCGTGGCCCTCGGCGTGCGGTCGCTCGGGCTGCGCGTGAAGTTCGTCGACTTCCTCGGCGAGGACACCTTCGGCGACCTGGTCCGGCGCCGGTTCGCTGACGAGCGGCTGGACTTCTCCTGGCTGCCGTCGCCGGCCGGCACGGTGCGCGCCGTGAACCTGGTCTCGGCCGACGGCCGCCGCATGTCGTTCTACGACCCGCGCGGCGTGCCGGGCCGGCGGATGCCGGAGGACTTCTATGAGGGCTGGCTCGCTCGCTCGCGGCACGTGCACGTGGTCATAGCCGACTACGCGCGGCACGTCCTGCCGGTCGCGCTGCGCCACCAGGTCACCATCTCGACCGACCTCCATGACTGGGACGGCGCCGACGACCACCACAAGGACTTCGCCCACGCCGCCGACCACGTCTTCCTGAGCGCCGCGAACCTCGGCAGCCGGCGCGACGCGGTCCTGACCGAGGTGCTGGCACGCGGTCGGGCCAGGACCGTCGTGGCCACGGACGGCGCGCGTGGTGCCTACTTGGCCGTGCGCGGGGAGGGCATCCGGCACTTCCCGGCCGTCATACCGGCGGCGCCGGTCGTCGACAGCAACGGCGCCGGCGACGCCTTCGTGTCCGGATTCATGTCCGGGGTCCTGCGCGGCGCGGCTCCCGAGGAGTGCATGCGGCGCGGACTGCTGTCCGGCGCCTTCGCCTGCACCGTCCACGGGACGGCCGAGCGGTTCGCCACCGAAGCCGATCTCGGCTGA
- a CDS encoding SDR family NAD(P)-dependent oxidoreductase, with product MTDGTPTPRRWFVTGANSGFGLALVHAALAAGDEVVAAVRRPDTMRELAAASGGRLSVVDLDLRDHDRLGAAVEAAGRIDILVNNAGFGLVGAIEETGEAELRSAMEVMFFGPLELTRLVLPQMRARRSGAIVQLSSMGGMLAFPGVGAYCAAKGALELASEALAGEVAPLGIKVLIVEPGAFRTGFAGPASLQAVETRIADYDGTAGATRNALPTAHGTQEGDPAKAAAAVLEVLGWKEPPLRLALGNDAVDEIRAKLARVGADLDATEELGRAMTV from the coding sequence ATGACAGATGGAACCCCCACCCCGCGCCGCTGGTTCGTCACCGGGGCGAACAGCGGCTTCGGCCTGGCCCTCGTGCACGCCGCCCTGGCGGCCGGCGACGAGGTGGTCGCGGCGGTCCGGCGCCCGGACACGATGCGCGAGCTGGCGGCGGCCTCCGGCGGCCGGTTGTCGGTCGTCGACCTCGACCTCCGCGACCACGACCGGCTCGGCGCGGCCGTCGAGGCCGCCGGACGCATCGACATCCTGGTGAACAACGCCGGCTTCGGCCTCGTCGGCGCGATCGAGGAGACCGGCGAGGCCGAGCTCCGCAGCGCGATGGAAGTGATGTTCTTCGGACCGCTGGAGCTGACGCGGCTGGTGCTGCCGCAGATGCGCGCTCGCCGCTCCGGCGCGATCGTCCAGCTGAGCAGCATGGGCGGGATGCTGGCGTTCCCGGGCGTCGGCGCGTACTGCGCGGCCAAGGGCGCGCTGGAGCTGGCGAGCGAGGCGCTGGCCGGGGAGGTGGCGCCGCTGGGAATCAAGGTACTGATCGTCGAGCCGGGCGCGTTCCGCACGGGCTTCGCCGGCCCGGCGTCGTTGCAGGCGGTCGAGACGCGGATCGCGGACTACGACGGCACGGCGGGCGCCACGCGCAACGCCCTGCCGACGGCGCACGGCACGCAGGAGGGCGATCCGGCGAAGGCCGCGGCGGCGGTGCTGGAGGTGCTGGGGTGGAAGGAGCCGCCGTTGCGCCTGGCACTGGGGAACGACGCGGTGGACGAGATCCGGGCGAAGCTGGCGCGGGTCGGCGCGGATCTGGACGCCACGGAGGAGCTCGGGCGGGCGATGACGGTGTGA
- a CDS encoding LuxR C-terminal-related transcriptional regulator yields the protein MTVALPGPAPRPRPLPADEPLSPEDYRRVVGVVEAVDHAGDLAEFRELLVTALRTWFGYNGVTVLHGDTAVDAVENGCGVLAGYSAEFLETYAAGGWERVDPFRDQGFLRRLAEVGVARLTDIEEGAEGARFRDRFLLPRGIADKAAMLIDAAPAGVLWVGLAVPDGVPKVPDRDLAVLRVLRRHLTPLAVEQLARHRSRQATRADWDLTPREWDVADLAAQGLTNRQIAARLFIGVDTVKKHLTRVLAATSCGSRTQLAVLFTSRDTPV from the coding sequence GTGACCGTCGCCCTGCCCGGACCCGCCCCGCGCCCCCGACCGCTGCCCGCCGACGAGCCGCTGAGTCCGGAGGACTACCGGCGCGTGGTCGGCGTGGTGGAGGCCGTGGACCACGCCGGGGATCTCGCCGAGTTCCGGGAGCTGCTGGTCACGGCGTTACGGACGTGGTTCGGCTACAACGGCGTGACCGTCCTGCACGGCGACACCGCGGTCGACGCGGTCGAGAACGGCTGTGGCGTGCTCGCCGGGTACTCGGCCGAGTTCCTGGAGACCTACGCCGCCGGCGGCTGGGAGCGCGTGGATCCGTTCCGCGACCAGGGTTTCCTGCGACGGCTGGCCGAGGTCGGGGTGGCGCGGCTGACCGACATCGAGGAGGGGGCGGAGGGCGCGCGCTTCCGCGACCGGTTCCTGCTCCCGCGCGGCATCGCCGACAAGGCCGCGATGCTCATCGACGCCGCGCCGGCCGGGGTGCTGTGGGTCGGCCTGGCCGTGCCGGACGGCGTGCCCAAGGTCCCGGACCGCGACCTGGCCGTGCTGCGGGTGCTGCGCCGGCACCTGACGCCGCTGGCCGTCGAGCAGCTGGCCCGGCACCGCTCGCGCCAGGCCACCCGGGCCGATTGGGACCTGACGCCGCGCGAGTGGGACGTCGCCGACCTCGCCGCGCAGGGCCTGACGAACCGGCAGATCGCCGCGCGCCTGTTCATCGGCGTGGACACGGTCAAGAAGCACCTGACGCGGGTCCTGGCCGCCACCTCCTGCGGCAGCCGTACGCAGCTCGCGGTGCTGTTCACCTCCCGCGACACGCCGGTCTGA
- a CDS encoding SCO5389 family protein: MSLDVAPHLLKQAEVGEVNETEFADTVAASLPYAHTLVEKLAAELHADPARQFADNQLAPSDAERAELLRALASDAIRGSLERRFAVKLAFQNCHRVAVFRSEAVGSETYRRFTSERAQILNQSPGLRDC; encoded by the coding sequence ATGTCCCTGGACGTCGCACCGCACCTGCTCAAGCAGGCCGAAGTCGGCGAGGTGAACGAGACCGAGTTCGCCGATACGGTCGCGGCCTCGCTCCCGTATGCGCACACCCTGGTCGAGAAGCTCGCCGCCGAACTGCACGCCGACCCGGCCCGGCAGTTCGCCGACAACCAGCTCGCCCCGAGCGACGCCGAGCGCGCCGAACTCCTGCGCGCGCTGGCCTCCGACGCCATCCGCGGCAGCCTGGAGCGGCGCTTCGCGGTGAAGCTCGCGTTCCAGAACTGCCACCGGGTCGCGGTGTTCCGGTCCGAGGCGGTCGGCTCGGAGACGTACCGGCGTTTCACGTCGGAGCGTGCGCAGATCCTCAACCAGTCGCCCGGGCTGCGGGACTGCTGA
- a CDS encoding DUF4190 domain-containing protein: protein MSDTSQGGWDSGPEGYGPGFGSGGFAAPDGGFVPPSSDAPPTQAAMPVPPQYPQGSYPPPNYPPSNYPPSNYPQGYAPQLYPGGYYGPPMLRQQTSGMAVTGMVMGILSLVLFWASLLGPLLALLGIVFSSVGLSQSSKPGFTGKGMAIAGLVCSLISMAFWVLLAIAVASLLA, encoded by the coding sequence ATGAGTGACACTTCGCAGGGCGGATGGGATTCGGGTCCTGAGGGATACGGCCCGGGGTTCGGCTCCGGAGGATTCGCCGCGCCCGACGGCGGCTTCGTCCCTCCGTCGAGCGACGCGCCGCCCACGCAGGCCGCGATGCCGGTGCCGCCGCAGTATCCGCAGGGCTCCTATCCCCCGCCCAACTATCCGCCGTCCAACTATCCGCCGTCCAACTATCCGCAGGGCTACGCACCGCAGCTGTATCCCGGCGGGTACTACGGTCCGCCGATGTTGCGGCAGCAGACGAGCGGTATGGCGGTCACCGGCATGGTGATGGGGATCCTCAGCCTGGTGTTGTTCTGGGCTTCCCTGCTGGGGCCGCTGCTGGCGCTCCTGGGGATCGTCTTCAGTTCAGTCGGACTGTCGCAGAGTTCGAAGCCGGGCTTCACCGGCAAGGGGATGGCGATCGCCGGACTGGTGTGTTCGCTGATCAGCATGGCCTTCTGGGTGCTGTTGGCGATCGCCGTCGCATCGTTGCTGGCTTAG